Proteins encoded within one genomic window of Puniceicoccaceae bacterium:
- a CDS encoding phosphatidate cytidylyltransferase: MKSTPDNRKPRNKWMHWLARIGTTFALVGATWAYLYWLGLVGGLFLLGALCGLTAFEFLHSSPLRMPRYRIVLLAVISFFVPYLCHRMLIDPSRSGLTLLVFEIYLGIFITLTLLGLRYVALLKVLSRSILFPIWGIALPMTALIFTAHYVVGLGRTSTIALLWVITIIFVTKATDIGALLVGSWIGKHKLAPKTSPAKTIEGAIGGVVVSMLCALLIYLLGNIRLHSLGNPSPDWWNLTRILLASGTISIASILGDLYESSWKRHLSIKNSGSILPGLGGMYDLTDSLILASPVAYFLIKYFLLPS; encoded by the coding sequence ATGAAATCCACCCCTGACAACCGCAAACCACGCAACAAGTGGATGCACTGGTTGGCCCGCATTGGAACAACCTTTGCTCTGGTCGGTGCAACCTGGGCCTATCTCTACTGGTTGGGTCTGGTAGGCGGTCTCTTCCTGCTGGGTGCACTCTGCGGACTCACCGCCTTTGAATTTCTGCACAGCTCACCGTTGCGCATGCCGCGCTACCGTATAGTACTGCTCGCAGTCATCAGTTTTTTTGTCCCCTATCTCTGTCACCGCATGCTCATTGATCCGTCGCGCTCCGGGTTGACCCTACTGGTGTTTGAGATCTATCTGGGCATTTTCATCACCCTGACCCTGCTCGGACTGCGCTATGTAGCCCTGCTCAAGGTGCTCTCCCGCAGCATTTTATTTCCGATCTGGGGCATTGCGCTGCCGATGACCGCACTCATCTTCACCGCCCACTACGTCGTGGGTCTGGGGCGCACGAGCACCATCGCACTGCTGTGGGTGATCACCATCATCTTTGTCACCAAAGCAACCGATATTGGAGCCTTGCTCGTGGGTTCCTGGATCGGAAAACACAAGCTCGCACCCAAAACAAGCCCGGCCAAAACCATCGAGGGTGCCATCGGCGGTGTGGTTGTGAGCATGCTCTGCGCGCTGTTGATCTATCTGCTTGGCAACATCCGCCTGCACAGTCTGGGCAACCCCTCTCCGGACTGGTGGAATCTCACTCGCATCCTTCTGGCTTCGGGAACAATCTCAATAGCGAGCATCCTTGGTGACTTGTATGAATCCTCGTGGAAACGTCACCTCTCCATCAAGAACTCGGGTTCCATCCTGCCCGGCCTGGGTGGCATGTATGACCTTACCGACAGCCTCATCCTTGCCTCCCCAGTCGCCTATTTCCTGATCAAATACTTCCTGCTGCCCTCCTGA
- a CDS encoding TlpA disulfide reductase family protein, with amino-acid sequence MIVKIKNSLKKHPIQSLLLILLLAYGATFAFTGQCPLQRMSSPGKQDELAVAAGSTAGAFNLHEAAMTFELVDDQTLNSADFAGKATVINYWATWCGPCVREIPAFNNIATELESEVQFVGISLDQDVGAVHGFLKRMPIAYPVVHGDLRLTQLTGPIRSIPTTLFFDSKGNYAGKVVGMVNESQLRKKLKQL; translated from the coding sequence ATGATCGTAAAAATCAAAAATTCACTGAAGAAGCATCCGATCCAGAGCCTGCTGCTCATTCTCTTACTTGCCTACGGAGCAACCTTTGCGTTTACCGGGCAGTGTCCCTTACAGCGCATGAGCAGTCCGGGGAAGCAGGATGAACTTGCAGTTGCCGCTGGCAGCACGGCAGGTGCATTCAATCTGCATGAGGCTGCCATGACTTTTGAATTGGTGGATGACCAGACTCTGAATTCGGCTGATTTTGCAGGCAAGGCAACGGTGATCAATTATTGGGCGACCTGGTGCGGTCCCTGTGTGCGAGAGATTCCGGCATTCAACAACATTGCGACGGAGCTGGAGTCTGAGGTGCAGTTTGTGGGGATTTCGCTCGATCAGGATGTTGGGGCAGTGCATGGATTTCTCAAACGCATGCCCATCGCATATCCCGTGGTGCATGGGGATTTGAGACTAACACAGTTGACCGGACCGATTCGCAGCATCCCGACCACCCTGTTTTTTGACTCGAAAGGCAACTATGCCGGCAAGGTTGTGGGCATGGTCAATGAATCCCAGTTGCGAAAGAAACTGAAGCAATTGTGA
- a CDS encoding 4a-hydroxytetrahydrobiopterin dehydratase, which yields MEKALTESQIREELTRLKGWEYKDHRIVKTFHFKHFAEAMSFLVRLSYECERRDHHPEIYNLYNQVTIGLNTHSAGDRVTPLDIILAKDVDHFAWRD from the coding sequence ATGGAAAAAGCACTCACTGAGTCTCAAATCCGAGAGGAGCTGACCCGCCTGAAGGGATGGGAATACAAGGATCATCGCATCGTGAAGACGTTTCACTTCAAACACTTTGCTGAGGCAATGTCGTTTTTGGTGCGACTCTCCTATGAATGTGAACGGCGTGATCACCACCCGGAGATTTACAATCTGTATAACCAGGTTACAATCGGGTTGAATACCCACAGTGCGGGTGACCGGGTAACACCGCTCGATATCATCCTGGCCAAGGACGTGGATCATTTTGCATGGCGTGACTGA
- the dxr gene encoding 1-deoxy-D-xylulose-5-phosphate reductoisomerase, whose protein sequence is MPSKRRIAILGATGSIGQNALRVIRAHSDQLELVAAAGGSRIAPLAAIAQEFQLRQVGVFEPPIPPGELHGSFPAQTQVVTGMQGLIEIATHPDVDMVLIAVVGTTALLPCIEAIRAKKDIALASKEILVMAGEFIMPMVREHGVQLLPTDSEHNAIFQCLRDEPLRTVEKVLLTASGGRYLNTPVEQLASIPAEEAVLHPNWSMGQKISIDSSTMANKGLEVIEARWLFGLQPEQIEVVIHPQSIVHSMVQFRDGSLIAQLSPPNMSFAIQHCLLYPERACGIDATLDFSQCLTLEFQPPDQDRFPCLRLAFDALRLGHTAPAIFNAANEIAVSAFVEKRIGFLDIPRVIEFTLENLPILKPANIETIIETDQEARRISHQWTVS, encoded by the coding sequence ATGCCATCCAAACGCCGCATTGCCATTCTCGGAGCCACAGGCTCGATCGGACAGAATGCCCTGCGCGTCATACGGGCGCACTCTGACCAGCTCGAACTGGTCGCCGCTGCCGGAGGATCGCGCATCGCTCCGCTCGCAGCCATTGCGCAAGAATTTCAACTCCGGCAGGTCGGTGTTTTTGAACCTCCAATCCCACCCGGCGAATTGCATGGCTCATTCCCTGCGCAGACGCAGGTGGTCACAGGCATGCAGGGGCTGATCGAAATCGCAACCCACCCGGATGTCGATATGGTGTTGATCGCAGTTGTCGGCACAACCGCACTGCTTCCCTGTATTGAGGCAATTCGCGCGAAAAAGGATATCGCACTCGCATCCAAGGAAATCCTCGTTATGGCCGGCGAGTTCATCATGCCAATGGTAAGGGAACACGGGGTACAACTGCTGCCAACCGACAGCGAACACAACGCCATCTTTCAATGCCTGCGGGATGAACCCCTTCGCACGGTGGAGAAGGTGCTGCTGACCGCATCCGGCGGACGCTACCTGAACACCCCCGTCGAACAGCTCGCTTCCATTCCAGCCGAAGAGGCCGTTCTACACCCGAACTGGAGCATGGGGCAAAAAATTTCCATCGATTCCTCGACCATGGCCAACAAAGGTCTTGAGGTGATTGAAGCACGCTGGTTGTTTGGGCTGCAACCCGAGCAGATCGAGGTGGTGATCCACCCACAGAGCATCGTGCACTCGATGGTGCAGTTCCGCGATGGCTCGCTGATCGCGCAGCTCTCACCGCCCAACATGAGTTTTGCCATCCAGCATTGCCTGCTCTACCCTGAGCGTGCCTGCGGAATCGATGCCACGCTCGATTTTTCGCAGTGCCTGACTCTGGAGTTTCAACCGCCCGATCAGGATCGCTTTCCGTGCCTGCGACTGGCGTTTGACGCATTGCGCCTCGGGCACACTGCCCCCGCCATCTTTAACGCCGCCAACGAGATCGCCGTATCCGCCTTCGTTGAAAAACGAATCGGCTTCCTTGATATCCCACGCGTTATCGAATTTACTCTGGAAAACCTGCCCATCCTCAAGCCTGCCAACATCGAAACCATCATCGAAACCGATCAGGAGGCACGAAGGATCAGCCATCAATGGACCGTTTCATGA
- a CDS encoding CsgG/HfaB family protein yields the protein MNHLRTTALFTIALLASTSSAFALFSRKTEAKDGNAELDLPPYNGIKHAIGVIPFENTSFWKGDIDLQENMTTMLENVLHQSGRFVVVERENMEATLSEQDFQSSGRAAQAGDVAQTGQVRSAKYLARCTVTGVEAEESGGGGGIRIGKWNAGLSGGKAQIEMIIKIFDSSTSELKATQRIVGKAGNRSFSLGFSESGLSTSIGGFSKTPVGEAAYDCVAQAVEYVARLFEDYDTEGSVVTVTGDGRIVINRGAEFNVQQGAQFQVREIGEVLIDPGTGEVLDRIEGDVTATIRVTRVTDKVSYCELVSGELPVRGDAVIGI from the coding sequence ATGAATCACCTCAGAACTACAGCACTCTTCACAATCGCGTTGCTGGCGAGCACCAGTTCGGCCTTTGCGCTGTTCAGTCGAAAGACGGAAGCGAAGGACGGAAATGCGGAACTTGATCTACCCCCCTACAACGGGATCAAGCATGCAATCGGGGTCATTCCTTTTGAGAACACTTCGTTCTGGAAAGGAGACATCGATCTTCAGGAAAACATGACCACGATGCTGGAGAACGTCTTGCATCAGTCGGGCCGGTTTGTCGTGGTCGAACGGGAAAACATGGAAGCAACGCTTTCCGAGCAGGATTTTCAGAGCAGTGGTCGCGCGGCGCAGGCTGGAGATGTGGCTCAGACAGGTCAGGTGCGCAGCGCCAAATACCTGGCACGCTGCACAGTTACTGGCGTGGAGGCTGAGGAGTCTGGCGGCGGCGGTGGCATCCGCATCGGCAAGTGGAATGCCGGGCTGAGTGGCGGAAAAGCCCAGATCGAAATGATCATCAAAATTTTTGACTCCAGTACATCCGAACTCAAGGCAACGCAGCGCATCGTGGGCAAGGCGGGTAACCGCAGTTTCTCTCTTGGATTCTCGGAAAGTGGACTGAGCACCTCGATCGGAGGATTTTCAAAAACACCCGTGGGTGAAGCAGCCTATGACTGTGTGGCACAGGCGGTGGAATACGTTGCCCGTCTCTTTGAAGACTATGATACAGAAGGCAGCGTCGTGACCGTGACCGGCGACGGCCGCATTGTGATCAATCGCGGAGCGGAGTTTAACGTGCAGCAGGGAGCACAGTTTCAGGTGCGTGAGATTGGGGAAGTGCTGATCGATCCCGGCACGGGAGAGGTGCTTGACCGCATCGAAGGCGATGTGACGGCCACGATCCGCGTCACGCGTGTCACGGACAAGGTTTCCTACTGTGAACTTGTCAGCGGAGAGCTGCCTGTGCGTGGCGATGCGGTGATCGGGATCTGA
- the rseP gene encoding RIP metalloprotease RseP, with the protein MTFDSTLNFLGNLPFFFGAILGLGLSIFVHELGHFLAARKRGLKVTRFSIGMGPRIWSWNRNGVEYRLSLLPIGGYVALPQLADMGRLEGAREDEASPEENEPLPPISFSDKLIVAVMGAVFNFIFAFLLALVLWGTGQPTTNEMLTTEVGYVSEQLSIDGQAIPGPAFEAGIQPGDIITAVDGSKVETFMDIQQMVLTSVGRTSDGQPEVQLEIERDGVRQELVVQPAIAYFNSASRDPIRTIGILPASIVRIHTVSPNSPAQKAGLQPGDVVTHTNGVPIYHLRAFIDLISQKPGQPAEMVIEREGQSQTLLLQPSTVARTKPVLAVSLERSGETSTFTIRPDFSKDSTERKTDLTSSATLFIHQIRSNSAGNLDRLRSEDRLIAINGKAVESLADAQTALANAAGPVLQLTLGRGSNTQTQAVVFNRLSSKVEGPITQPMVGFSTTRETVITHVNPFKQFSQQIDMTFRILGALMHRGSEIGIGHLSGPIGIVRQLTEITRIDLRLALSFLILMNVNLGILNLLPIPILDGGHILFATLAKIRRKALPARLVASLQGAFMVLLLSLMIYVIFKDSVRWHGDAQDVDETTAMSKLYIEPVFVTPETTSESE; encoded by the coding sequence ATGACGTTTGACAGCACTCTCAATTTTCTCGGCAATCTGCCATTCTTCTTCGGAGCCATCCTTGGTCTCGGGCTTTCCATTTTTGTACACGAACTGGGACACTTCCTGGCCGCTCGCAAGCGTGGACTGAAGGTGACGCGCTTTTCCATTGGCATGGGTCCGCGCATCTGGTCATGGAATCGAAACGGGGTCGAATACCGCCTTTCTCTGCTGCCGATCGGGGGTTATGTCGCCCTCCCTCAGCTGGCAGACATGGGACGCCTTGAGGGTGCTCGAGAGGACGAGGCCTCACCTGAGGAAAACGAGCCATTGCCGCCCATCTCATTCAGTGACAAACTGATTGTCGCGGTGATGGGTGCCGTCTTTAACTTCATATTTGCCTTCCTGTTGGCCCTGGTGCTCTGGGGGACCGGACAACCCACCACCAATGAAATGCTCACCACCGAAGTGGGCTATGTGAGCGAACAACTCAGCATTGATGGGCAGGCCATTCCCGGTCCTGCCTTTGAAGCAGGCATTCAGCCTGGAGATATCATCACTGCTGTAGATGGGTCAAAAGTGGAAACCTTCATGGATATTCAGCAGATGGTGCTCACCAGTGTGGGACGCACCAGCGATGGACAGCCCGAAGTGCAACTCGAAATCGAGCGCGATGGTGTGAGGCAGGAACTCGTCGTTCAACCGGCCATTGCCTATTTCAACTCGGCATCCCGCGATCCCATCCGCACGATTGGCATCCTGCCCGCCAGCATCGTACGCATCCATACGGTTTCCCCGAACTCTCCTGCTCAAAAGGCAGGCTTGCAACCCGGCGATGTGGTCACGCACACCAACGGCGTCCCCATTTATCACCTGCGCGCGTTCATCGATCTCATTTCTCAAAAACCCGGCCAGCCAGCAGAAATGGTAATTGAACGTGAGGGTCAGAGTCAGACCCTTCTGCTGCAACCTTCTACTGTTGCGCGAACCAAACCGGTGTTAGCTGTGAGCCTCGAGCGCTCCGGTGAAACCTCCACGTTTACCATCCGCCCTGACTTTTCCAAAGATTCCACCGAGCGAAAAACCGACCTGACATCCAGCGCAACCCTGTTCATCCACCAGATTCGCTCCAACTCCGCTGGAAATCTGGACCGCCTTCGGTCCGAGGATCGGCTCATCGCGATCAATGGCAAGGCCGTGGAATCGCTCGCCGATGCCCAAACTGCGCTTGCCAACGCAGCAGGTCCGGTCCTGCAGCTCACACTCGGACGCGGCAGCAACACGCAAACCCAGGCGGTGGTGTTCAACCGTTTGAGCAGCAAAGTGGAGGGTCCTATCACACAACCGATGGTCGGATTTTCCACGACGCGTGAGACTGTGATCACTCACGTCAATCCGTTTAAGCAGTTCAGCCAGCAAATCGACATGACATTCCGCATTCTGGGTGCGCTCATGCACCGCGGTTCAGAGATTGGCATCGGACACCTCAGTGGTCCGATCGGAATCGTGCGCCAGCTCACTGAAATCACACGAATCGACCTGCGGTTGGCCCTGTCGTTCCTGATCCTGATGAATGTGAATCTGGGCATCCTCAACCTTCTGCCCATTCCGATTTTGGATGGCGGACACATCCTCTTTGCAACCCTCGCCAAAATTCGACGCAAAGCCCTGCCCGCCCGCTTGGTGGCAAGTCTTCAAGGAGCGTTCATGGTTTTGCTGTTGTCCCTGATGATCTACGTTATTTTCAAAGACAGTGTTCGCTGGCACGGTGATGCACAGGATGTGGACGAAACCACAGCCATGAGCAAGCTCTACATCGAACCCGTTTTTGTAACTCCGGAAACGACTTCAGAATCCGAGTAG
- a CDS encoding SDR family oxidoreductase: protein MNLGLRGKPALVTGSSRGIGLAIAQRLLMEGCPITLCARNAEPMEEARDQLKKLCTDATIHLIQADLSQKGASADVVREAAKRMNGLQLLVNNVGTNRRMPFEATTDEDWDALLATNFRGPLEATRAAFPFLRENGGSVVFNASIYGREFGGRDMSLYHVSKAALIALSKSLAVEWVGQGIRVNTIAPGSIWFEGGSWDRRLKSDPEGMKAFTERELPLGRLGRADEIADAVAFLLSERASLVNGTCWNVDGGQSRSML from the coding sequence ATGAACCTTGGATTACGTGGAAAACCTGCCCTGGTTACAGGCTCGAGCCGGGGAATCGGATTGGCGATTGCGCAGCGCCTGCTTATGGAAGGCTGCCCCATCACGCTTTGCGCCCGCAATGCGGAGCCGATGGAAGAGGCACGAGATCAACTCAAGAAGTTGTGCACTGATGCGACAATACACCTGATCCAAGCTGACCTGTCGCAAAAGGGGGCATCTGCCGATGTGGTTCGCGAGGCGGCAAAGCGCATGAATGGCCTGCAGTTACTGGTCAATAATGTCGGCACCAATCGGCGCATGCCTTTCGAAGCTACAACGGATGAGGATTGGGATGCACTGCTGGCGACCAATTTTCGCGGACCGCTCGAGGCGACGCGAGCGGCCTTTCCTTTCCTGCGTGAAAACGGAGGTTCCGTCGTGTTTAATGCGTCGATTTACGGTCGGGAATTCGGGGGACGTGACATGAGCCTTTACCACGTGTCAAAGGCTGCATTGATCGCGCTGTCAAAAAGTTTGGCTGTCGAGTGGGTAGGCCAAGGCATTCGCGTCAATACGATTGCACCCGGGTCGATCTGGTTTGAGGGCGGAAGCTGGGATCGTCGTCTGAAGTCAGATCCGGAGGGCATGAAAGCCTTCACGGAGAGAGAGCTACCACTTGGACGCCTGGGGCGTGCCGATGAAATTGCAGATGCGGTGGCCTTTTTGCTATCGGAGCGTGCGTCGCTGGTGAATGGTACCTGCTGGAATGTGGATGGCGGGCAATCCCGCTCCATGCTCTGA
- the uppS gene encoding polyprenyl diphosphate synthase: MNDAETGNPKHIAIIMDGNGRWACARNLPRIEGHRQGVRNVELVVEMAAEIGLGFLTLYAFSSENWKRPEDEVNALMRMLKHFLSEKETMLHKHKIRLRSIGRIEQLPADVVTLLREVEARTCQYSRNLTLALNYGSRLEVVDAVKSCMATIGSDAQALQQLTWEQFSRHLYTGDMPDPDLIIRTSGETRLSNFLLLQAAYAEIHYSPVNWPDFGREAFEAALADYRARERRFGRTGEQLKTRTS; this comes from the coding sequence ATGAACGACGCTGAAACAGGAAATCCCAAACACATTGCCATCATCATGGATGGCAACGGACGCTGGGCGTGCGCACGCAACCTGCCCCGCATCGAAGGCCACCGACAGGGCGTGCGCAACGTCGAACTGGTCGTCGAAATGGCAGCAGAAATCGGGCTGGGTTTTCTCACGCTCTATGCCTTTTCCAGCGAAAACTGGAAGCGTCCAGAGGATGAGGTCAATGCCCTGATGCGCATGCTCAAACACTTCCTGAGTGAAAAGGAAACCATGCTGCACAAACACAAGATCCGCCTTCGCTCGATTGGCAGAATCGAGCAGCTGCCCGCAGACGTGGTCACTCTGCTGAGAGAGGTTGAGGCGCGCACCTGTCAGTATTCCCGCAACCTCACACTTGCCCTAAACTACGGATCCAGACTCGAGGTTGTCGATGCGGTCAAGTCCTGCATGGCTACTATTGGAAGCGATGCTCAGGCCCTGCAACAGTTGACCTGGGAACAGTTCTCCCGACACCTGTATACGGGTGACATGCCAGACCCTGACCTGATCATTCGCACTTCGGGCGAGACCCGCCTCAGTAACTTTCTCCTGCTCCAGGCCGCCTACGCCGAAATCCACTACAGCCCCGTCAACTGGCCCGACTTTGGTCGTGAGGCATTCGAGGCCGCACTCGCGGACTATCGTGCCCGCGAACGACGCTTCGGCCGCACGGGCGAACAACTCAAAACCCGCACATCCTGA
- a CDS encoding ACP phosphodiesterase, translating into MNFVAHARIAADWEHFMLGQLLGDFAINSILIGQHPELVRGVRAHRALDAWTDQHPLFLEACRLLQPGCGRYAPVVMDVLLDHVLVQHWAVLGPDPGFSDFLGKLYASLRTHAQHLPERMRIPAERMHAMHWFSGFAEPSSLERVLGFMSKRVRRPHLIQAASQTIESAWENLESLSLELLQEPALNGFSVDRFSY; encoded by the coding sequence GTGAATTTTGTCGCCCATGCCCGGATCGCTGCGGATTGGGAGCATTTCATGCTCGGCCAGTTATTGGGGGATTTTGCGATCAATAGCATTCTGATCGGACAGCATCCTGAACTCGTTCGCGGTGTACGTGCCCATCGTGCGCTGGACGCGTGGACGGACCAGCACCCCCTGTTCCTTGAGGCGTGTCGATTGCTGCAACCGGGTTGTGGCAGATATGCGCCCGTCGTCATGGATGTATTGCTGGATCACGTGCTGGTGCAGCATTGGGCAGTGCTGGGCCCTGACCCTGGGTTTTCTGATTTCCTGGGCAAACTGTATGCCTCGTTGCGCACCCATGCGCAGCACTTGCCCGAACGCATGCGCATTCCGGCAGAACGCATGCATGCGATGCACTGGTTTTCCGGATTTGCAGAACCCTCCTCACTTGAACGGGTTCTGGGATTTATGAGCAAACGGGTGCGACGACCTCATTTGATTCAAGCGGCGTCTCAAACGATTGAGTCTGCCTGGGAGAACTTGGAAAGTCTTTCGCTTGAACTTTTGCAAGAGCCCGCATTGAATGGGTTCAGTGTGGATCGATTTTCCTACTGA
- a CDS encoding amidohydrolase family protein translates to MKNEFIDFHVHAFPPEMGTAAKGATMLPNEPFWNALMVEELLPQAEVDESSAAERGTARKALRSRSLQGWVSVEQMLRHMDDAGIERVVLQGWYWQRAETAQAHNAWMAACVRRYPDRLSAFAAWVPLQEQEPHLSRIEDQGFCGLGELHPGVQGFSLASEQWLVAAAFAAKRSWPVLLHVTEPVGRPYAPREETDFRELQAFIESHPSLSIVLAHWGGLVFTHLLNPYIAKRWKHVYFDCAASALLYDAKVMRLALEVLSAERILFGSDYPLRLYPNDARQPEFYRFLNSMQEQVKEELDWKRISRGNASRLLGFDRSDEGR, encoded by the coding sequence ATGAAAAACGAATTCATTGATTTTCACGTGCATGCCTTTCCTCCGGAGATGGGAACTGCCGCAAAGGGCGCTACCATGCTCCCAAACGAACCTTTTTGGAATGCGCTGATGGTGGAGGAATTGCTTCCGCAGGCAGAAGTGGATGAAAGCTCAGCCGCCGAACGAGGAACTGCCCGTAAAGCTTTGCGCAGCCGGAGTCTGCAAGGGTGGGTGTCAGTGGAGCAGATGCTACGGCACATGGATGATGCTGGAATTGAAAGAGTGGTGCTACAGGGATGGTACTGGCAGCGTGCGGAAACGGCACAGGCGCACAATGCATGGATGGCGGCTTGTGTGCGCCGATATCCAGACCGACTTTCGGCTTTTGCGGCGTGGGTACCCTTGCAGGAGCAGGAACCCCATCTGAGCAGGATTGAGGATCAGGGGTTTTGTGGATTGGGGGAGTTGCATCCGGGCGTGCAGGGATTTTCTCTTGCTTCCGAGCAGTGGTTGGTCGCTGCGGCGTTTGCTGCAAAGCGAAGCTGGCCGGTTCTCCTGCATGTGACCGAACCTGTCGGACGTCCTTATGCACCGCGAGAGGAGACGGATTTCCGTGAATTGCAGGCCTTCATTGAATCTCATCCCAGTCTTTCGATTGTGCTGGCACACTGGGGTGGGTTGGTGTTCACCCATCTGCTCAACCCCTACATCGCGAAGCGTTGGAAGCACGTGTATTTTGACTGTGCAGCATCGGCATTGTTATACGATGCAAAAGTGATGCGACTGGCTCTGGAAGTCCTATCTGCCGAACGCATTTTGTTCGGATCGGACTACCCGTTGCGACTGTATCCCAATGATGCCAGACAACCGGAATTTTACCGGTTTTTGAACTCCATGCAGGAGCAGGTAAAGGAAGAGCTGGATTGGAAGCGCATTTCCCGGGGCAATGCCAGCCGTCTGCTCGGATTTGACCGCAGCGATGAAGGAAGATGA
- a CDS encoding histone deacetylase, producing MKCFSNPGYYVPLPEGHPFPVAKYPELRCHLDECSQAPYLEFERAPLVTWQQVLAAHEASYLDAVSQDQLSRYARNRLGLPHHPRWVERSRLDAGGTLAAAMAALDEGVAWNLGGGTHHAMPAEGLGFCVLNDVAIAVLAMREQQPGLRMLVLDTDAHQGNGTHRILRAVPDVFTLSIHVGANYPAQKEPGDLDVGLPRYVDEGTYLDALDAALVEVSQRFEPELVFWISGVDVLESDRFGQMNLSLDAMTRRDQRVFQAVSDWDAGLVGTLGGGYPKDRSCLPKWHAQSVLESLELC from the coding sequence ATGAAGTGTTTTTCGAATCCGGGATATTATGTGCCACTCCCGGAGGGGCATCCCTTTCCGGTTGCCAAGTATCCGGAACTTCGGTGCCATCTGGACGAATGTTCGCAAGCTCCCTATCTGGAGTTTGAACGAGCACCCCTTGTCACCTGGCAGCAGGTGCTTGCAGCCCACGAAGCATCCTATCTCGATGCAGTGAGCCAAGACCAGTTATCGCGCTATGCGCGCAACCGCCTTGGATTGCCACACCATCCGCGCTGGGTGGAGCGCAGTCGACTCGATGCGGGTGGCACACTGGCAGCAGCGATGGCCGCGCTGGATGAGGGAGTTGCGTGGAATCTTGGTGGCGGCACCCATCACGCCATGCCTGCCGAAGGATTGGGGTTTTGCGTGCTCAATGATGTGGCGATTGCGGTGCTGGCGATGCGGGAGCAGCAGCCTGGTTTGCGTATGCTGGTGCTGGACACTGACGCCCATCAGGGCAATGGAACACACCGCATTCTTCGTGCAGTCCCAGATGTGTTCACCCTGTCGATCCATGTGGGTGCCAACTACCCTGCCCAGAAGGAGCCGGGGGATTTGGATGTGGGCCTGCCGCGGTACGTGGATGAAGGCACTTATCTGGACGCTCTCGATGCGGCGTTGGTTGAGGTTTCGCAGCGCTTTGAACCCGAGCTTGTTTTCTGGATCAGTGGTGTGGATGTGCTGGAGTCGGATCGGTTTGGGCAGATGAATCTCAGTCTGGATGCAATGACACGGCGCGATCAGCGCGTCTTCCAGGCAGTTTCGGATTGGGATGCGGGCTTGGTTGGAACGCTCGGAGGGGGGTATCCGAAAGACCGTTCCTGTCTGCCCAAATGGCATGCACAGAGTGTGCTGGAAAGCCTTGAACTTTGTTGA
- a CDS encoding DNA-3-methyladenine glycosylase, producing MKEDESNHGGALRLPDLSLNALELAPLLLDCALCIRGGQGEVRRCAILEVEAYHGFEDRASHAHRGRTPRNAVMFGPPGYWYVYLCYGVHLLLNLVSAEQDYPSAVLIRGVEGFQGPGRLTKALGIDQHYNTKHCSEATGLWLEPLPLQAPQRQLPVRCTPRIGVTYAGPEWASVPWRFMREVR from the coding sequence ATGAAGGAAGATGAATCGAACCATGGGGGTGCTCTTCGGCTACCGGATCTCTCGCTGAACGCATTGGAGCTGGCTCCCCTGCTGTTGGATTGTGCCCTTTGTATCCGGGGCGGGCAGGGGGAAGTCCGGCGCTGCGCGATCCTGGAAGTGGAGGCCTACCATGGATTTGAAGATAGGGCTTCACATGCGCACCGCGGGCGAACTCCCCGCAATGCTGTCATGTTTGGACCACCGGGCTACTGGTATGTTTACCTCTGTTACGGAGTGCACTTGTTGTTGAATCTGGTGAGTGCGGAGCAGGACTATCCCTCTGCAGTATTGATCCGAGGGGTTGAGGGGTTTCAAGGTCCCGGTCGTCTGACCAAAGCACTTGGCATTGATCAGCACTATAACACGAAGCACTGCTCGGAGGCGACCGGGTTGTGGCTCGAACCTCTTCCATTGCAGGCACCCCAGCGACAATTACCTGTGCGCTGTACGCCGCGCATTGGAGTGACTTATGCGGGACCGGAGTGGGCGTCGGTCCCCTGGCGCTTTATGCGCGAAGTGCGGTGA